From the Plectropomus leopardus isolate mb chromosome 20, YSFRI_Pleo_2.0, whole genome shotgun sequence genome, the window CTCCATGTGCAGGTAATATCCTGCCAATCAGACGTCAACAAATGTCTGTCAATACAGCTGTGGAAGTTTAAAACAGACTTTTACTCACGCTGTGTGAGCAAGCAactgaaaagcttttttttgtgttgcagaaaCCCTTTCAGAGTCCTAACCCCCTCACCGAGTCCTGTGGTGTGGTCTCCTCTGGGCCCGGTGTACGAGGTCGGGGTGGGTCCTCTTCTCCACTCCCAGTCAGCACCATCGCCCTCCTTGTCCTGAGTGTATCCGCAAAGACCCGCTTCGAAGTCACAGTGTCCCGGCAGAGACGAAGACAACGAACCTGCAACAGGAACATGAGTCAggtaacattttattattactgtcagCATGAAAACGCAGCTATTTTCGAACTGCTCTTCAATGCATCTCTCCGGATTAATCACATTCAACTTGAACATTGAATATCTGTTTCCAATGTTTTGTGGGAATCACTTAAAACTTAAGTATTTCAGTAACTTTGAAGGCAGATTAACGACCTctatattatttaaatgaatttttaacTGTGCATGAAAGCTGTAACCGGCATGTGATAACAATATGAATCATCACTGTAACCTAAAAAGAGTTGGTGACAGCCTGATTATCTAAATACTGGCTCACTTGACTCTTGGGCTTATTTTTTCTTCACTCCCTCAACAAATAGTGCTTTGCAGCATCTCATCAAATCACCCTTTACAAATGTCATCCCTCTGTTAAATAGCCATAAGTAGTGGTTACCAGCAATTTTATATACAGGTGAGAAGGCTCCTGCTACACCGACTAGCATGTTCAGAAAACCGTTATCAGCTTGTTAAATGgcaaaactttatgtttcaagacacaaacaacatgtggtttaggcacaaaatgcACTTGGTTATGGCTATCCATCCATGGCATCCATGTTTGAGGGCAGTtacactgctgaaaacagtgaGATCggttgcaaaaaacgtccacGTTTTGTGGGACAAAGACGCTGTAAATGCAGCCGTGGGTTTAGAGAAAACCTACATTTGGGAGCactaaacacagctggaaactTTGTGATGCGTTGCTAAGGAACATAATGTGTTGTTTAAGGACACCCAAGTTTGGGGACATTAAACtgtgctggaaacacagtgatgtgtCGATAAAAGACACCCACAAAATTTCAgcttcattattttgcatttcaagtccatattaacaaggtaaagcagtttTTACCAGACTGTCTtaattaggaatcaaatgagaGCAAAAAACTACACGCGACTAACATAAAGTGGACacgtctgtaaaggggagaatCATGGGTACTAATAAAACCTGTTCTTATTTAggtatcttgaggtcagaggtcaacctCTTAAAGACGAAAATGTTGGCCAGCGATTAACGCAAAAAAAATTCACGCATTACTTTCAGATTTTAATCGCATCAGGATTAACGCGTTAACACTGACAGCTCtacttaaaaacatatatttaaaaaaagataatttttcacttttacctGCTGTCAGCTCACAGTCTCCGAGTCTCACACTGATGTCATCCAAAGCCACAGAGCCGCAGTCCCAGAAGCTCCTGCAGGTGCTGACAAAAACCACctgaagaacaaaaataaactttattattatctaCACGACCCcagaggaacacacacattcctcaTTAACGCTGTCAGCTCTTAATGGaaaccaaaaccacaaacacTTTGTTGTGGCTTTGTTGCTCTGATGTTTGTGAGACTTTGTGAGACTTCCCTTGTAAGGAAGAGAAGAAATCATCAGTCGAACACTGAGTGTTTTAAAACGGTTCAATATGCACAGTGAGGAACAAAAGGTCAGTGTGGAGAAAGCCTTTGAGCGCTTTGGCATCTGGGTGAATTAATTCTtatcatgcacacaaacacatgaggaTGAGGCCGTGTCCTCTAACAGTTGAGTAAAGAAGATAAATCACAGAAGTTTAACAGCTTCAACACCAGAACAGAGAGGAAactctttctttatttgttgtttcagctgttaagtctgttttttccttctctctgtccAGCAGGTCTTCACATTTCCTGCttccttttttcaattttaccCCGTTTCTTCTTATTTTGGTAGGTTAATCTAAGTATTTATGCTTGATGGTTTCTTAAAATGCTCCTAAATTAGCTCTTTCCTTTGTCATAGCCATCTTAGCAGCGTAGCTgtgttgttgaaaacatgtaattaaaaaatgggATTAATTATTGAAATTAGGCCATTAATCACAATTTAAGGAACAATCCTTTGACAGCCCTAAATGACACGCAATTTATGTACAGTTGTTGCCCATGAACATCACtcacatacttattttaacccaaaacacgGTGTGTTTTCTTATcctaacaaattatttttttgttgcctaaacctaaccgcgACTGTTTCACAACAATAAATACgtgttacagtgtgtttcagctgtgcgtTGCTATGAGACGCCTAACACGGTGACAGAAAGTCgatatttgatgacctgggatgACAGCATGTTGGCATTAATGGTAATTAGTAAGGATGCACAATAATGGATTTCTTTTGCCAATATgcagatataaaaacaaataatttggcCAAAACCTGATCTgaatatatccactttttccccacgattttagtgatcatcaagtctcttctgttgtGGAATTAACACCATATTATTAATACATCGTAATAGCCCACCAGCACGTGCAGACTTGAAATCAGTGCTGATTAAAAATCGGTTTGTGATATTGGAAGAAAGTAGCCTCTTTCCCGAATCCagtgtgtcattttaaagcaaatatctGCCGATACAGATGACTGACTGATATTATTCTGCATTCCTACTAATTAGAAAAAGTGTGCTAACGTGCCAAATTAAGATAATtcatttttcctcctccttttgttcatttaatttcatcttTGCCACCCCTCGTCCTTCAAATCTTTGTCCATTCATTTCTTTACGTCTTGCCTCTTGTCCTCCGTCCATCTTTTTTTACTCTTCTGTATTtgtgattgtctttttttctcttttttcccttccttcatgtatttgtttatttttagtttttccaaCCTCCTTCCATTTTCCttaatgttttcatgtatttatttattcttttgttccATTTATTCTtccctttatttctttctttctgcagtcattcatttattcatgcgttaatttgtttttttatttctttgtttcttcctCCCGTCCGCATTTCATGAATTCTTTGGCTCgctctgtttttctcctcccctccctcccttcttcccttttttttcatgttttaatttgctctttccttccctctttcctcctcaCACTTATTCTCCACTGTTATTCTGAGTGATGTGATATTTCCACTTCCTCTCCTCTGACCTTGGCAGGCTGCGTAGTCTGGAAGGTGACGTCGGTGGTGATCCAGATTCCTCTGGACTTCTCCCCCTGAGTCCAGATCTTCTCCTGGATgccgctctgctgctgctgcagatacACAGCGAGCGCCTGGTCCGTCTGGTTGAAACCTGCAGTTGCCAAATGTATTTCTGCTCGGTGAgtcagtaaaataaatcacagcacCCGATTTGCACTCTCAAACACACAGGAGTCAGAATGAGTCTTGGAAAATAGTCTTTTTCGGGTGCCACTCACCCCTCAGGGAGAAGAAGAATCTCAGGCAGAACTTCATGTTCCCTGGCAGAGTCGGACCGTTCAGACGGCTAACGTAACCAGAGTGCGGGCTCAGTCCGGAGTGAGCCAACAGGAAATATCCTGGAGAAGAGAAgacagcttttattttcttgcgAATCTGCTTGGAATGAATGTTTCCAATTCCCATCAAGACTCGCACCTGTTACTGATCTTAATATCGAGTTTTGTCAACAGTTTTTCAGCCTCAAACCCGGCTTTGTTTTACCACGTCCTTCTCCGgaggtttctttgtttttaaagctgcgCAAAGAGATTTTTGGCCACAAGAggtcagattaaaaaaaaaaaaaaaaagcctctaaaTCACTGGCTTATAAAGCAGCAAACACATTAACAATATATAATCTCAAAGAAACTGCTTCTGTTGACATTATCTGAGTAAGTGAGTGAATTTGCCGAAACAATAAGCTAAATCCGGCTAAAAAGCTCTGCAGAGTtgcagcattttcaaaaaatcatcCATGATTTTGGCTTTCCTATTGATTAATTTCCTTAATTTTGCCAAACTCTTATGGGTTAACAATAACTGAAAATACAGCTGCAGTGGTCCaacatttaattactttttaccTCACACTAACAGCTTATTTCACgcaatttttacacaaaatattctTCCTTATTTCCCAACCATAGCAAATAAAATTTGCAACATTAAAGGTTTCCTTCCTGAAGCAATTTTTTTAATAGTGATTCTGCCAAATTAAATCAACATAAAGTGATACTGTTTTACTAAAAAAGCACATCCCATATGTCCTCATAAACAGGACgattaaacaaaacatgaaccTCACTAATTTCACTTGTGCCCCCACAGCCACCGTTAAATCAGAAATGTATTGGTTTAAAGAGCACTCCATTGATTTAGCATTGTACTCTTTTTTCTGTCAGACtcacaaacacagtttttaaaaaagttatgcagcaaaacaaaagatatggtcttttttttctcttttttttgccgACTTTCTTTTGCAAACTTCAGCCCCAGCTGACACTGGTCAACACCGAAAAAAGGTGGAGCTCTCCTTAAATCCAGATTTAATAGttagaaattaaaagattttaaaaaatccagtatcagtTGTTTAATCCCACCTGCTCCCGTGGTGTGGTCTCCGTTTCTGAATATGTTGGGCTTCACTGACACTCTCCTCCATGACGACCCCGTCACCGGCTCCTGGATGTAGCGGCAGAGACCTGACTCAAAGTCGCAATTGGCGATGGAGGGGTCAAAGGTCGgctctgtggaaaaaaagaaaaaagtacagaatCAGTATATTTGATGGTTTTGCATGATCACATTTGTGGCTCCGGTTTTAGTATTTAAGATTTGTCAGAAAGAGTCAAATTTGTTGTCCCCACAGGATTAATCCTCCTGACAGATCAAAAACTTCCCTCCAAAAAGCacagaagaaaatattaaaatccaAATGCTGTGCAAGTTTAAATTATAAGGAGCACATTCAATCTTTAGAATTAACCCTTTTTTGTCAGATGCACTCTAGTACTCTAGTATCGCCCCTATTGCTGCTAAATGGTTTTATCCCCACCACATGTGAATTTCCAagttttatttgtccttttaaaatcctaaaatgttaaTATGTTGGAGGTTCACTCAGTTGGATCATAAATCCGACTGTTGTGAAGGCTCACCGGTGTCTTTGCTGCAAAACTCTGGAGAAAAGGAAATGTCATCAAGTGCAACGCGTCCGCCTCTCGGGCTGTTAAAGGACACTTCAAAGACCACCtggagaggcagacagacactCGTAAACGGAGATGCATGCCATCGTGTGCACACGGAAATATACCCTCAAACAGAAGTAACGTATGAGTACCTTGTATCTTAAAATGTCTGGTTTAAGgtactaaaacatttttttaaattaattttgcagAAGCAGAATTAGGTGGGTTCAAAGGCACAGGTCATTTGTGTTACTACCCATCAGGCCATAAAAAAGCTGTTCATGTAAAAGTTATCACATAGAGCTTTAAAAAGCCTTATTCTGTGCATAAAGCTAACATGAGCTGTTCACACTGACCTGTACAGCGTACGGTGCCTTCAGGTCCACCTGCACAGGTATCCACTCTTCCACACTCCATTCATTCTGGTTTTCTGTGCCTGCCCTCCACAGCTCCTGGTACTGACCCAGCTGGTCCCTGGTGTAAACGGAGAACAGGTTCCCTCCCTCCTCGCTTCGCTGATACTGAAAACTCAGGCAGCCGTACATCGGCACGGTCGTCATGGGAGACACCAGTTTGGCAACTTCTTTGAAAGTCTTGGCGTAGATGGAGTCCACGTACATTAAGTGACCTGACAGTGAGTTAAATATCAGCTATTATTTTCTTCGgttaaatttaaattacaaacaaaaattctCCCCGCATTCAACTATAAGATTCAAGGTTTAGTTTGTTGTCAGTTTATTGTGTACTTGcatacagtaaaaaacaaaatgctgttcCTCTTAGCCCACAACAGTGcaacaagaaaatatttaaaaatatatattacatttcccttaaaaaatcccaacacaaaaacaaaacatacaaataaagaaaaaatagaattatcACCTTGCAGTTGTATCCTTCAGTCAAGATGCAGTTAAAGCAGTTAAAACATCCATATCTGTGAAAATGTtgacgcttcacacacatcctccccccagaggttgacctttgacctcttagATATAAGATGTCACTTCATTGTGATATcttgttagacatttgtgtaaaattctgtcataattagcatgtgATTTCTTGAgttatgtccaaaaacatgttttgtgaggtcacagtgaccttgaccttcaactGCCAAAtgttaatcagttcattcttgagtccaagtgaacgtttgtgtcaaatctgaagaaactCCCGTAACAGATATTGCGTTTATCAGAATGAAACAGACGAAGGTCATAGTGACAAGTGTGTGgtaagtgaacgtttgtgccaaaattgtggaaattccctcaaggtgttctggGGATATTGTGTTCACCAGAAAGAAATGgacaaaggtcacagtgaccttaaactTCGAGGACCAAAATCGAaacagttcatctttgagtccaagtgaacatttgtgccaaaattgaggaaattccctcaaggacttctgtgtgtttacaagaatgagacagacaaaggtcacagtgaccttgactttcaAATGCCAAACACTAATGAATTCAAGTGAACGTTGgtgccaaaattgaagaaattcccttaaggtgttctgaagatgtttttcaagaatgagacagacaaaggtCACAGTACATCTCTGGATGTACAGGCGGATACataaccatatatatatatatatgaataataCTCACCTGTCTTGTTGTTGTATGTGTGGTCATTTGGTATGTTGTTGTGAAGTAGCTGGGTGCCGCCGCCGCCTCCCACGTACCAGTTCACATTGGCGTTCCACTGATTGCTGtatccacacaggtgagactCCTCAAAGTCACACTCTGGACGcagaaaaatgagaaacagaCTTGCTGTTATGGGTGTGGAGCAAAAAGGCTTTTAACTTAATAATGAACCATTCATGTGTGCGAGTCTAAATAACAGAGCACAGATGGTCTGCATCCAGAGTTACACTCATATGtggattatttttgtctttttgttttgggagAGACGTGTGAGTGATGTACGTGTGAAGTTACCGAGGCAGTATCCAGGGCTGATGTGGATCTCAAAGATGGCCACGCTGCTCCCAGCGCTCCGTCCAGGTTTACCTTCGATGACAACCTAATCAACAACACATGTCCAGTGATACCCTGCAACCGTGATATGGAGCGACACGGGGATGACATCATAGAAGGTGAGCGAACATACGGGAGGTCAGAGAGAGTGCGCCCATGAAACGCACAGAAATCTAATTTACGTTTAAATCTCTAGTgtgcaacagtttttttttgtaaaatgactttCAGAGGCAGAGATGACTTATGGGAACACGGAGAAGAAACACACCTGTTAAAACATGAGGTCAGGGCTTGTACAAGCGAGTGTGTGTACAATAAAACATGATCTTTGAGTTTTTGACCTTATTTAGATGAATAAATGGCATGTTTTTATTACATGTGTTAAATATTGTGGACATGTGCTTAACATTAAACCTCTTATTTTAAGTGTTGGCAAACGGTAGGACTTCAACAGCAGACTggtttggtctccaccaactcctgagatAATATCTGGCTATTGCTTTTCAGCTGCGAGCTGTTACGCCTTCTTCTCCAGCTAAAATTGCTGGACAGGTAGCACATAGTGGATTTAtcaaagcaaattggcttgatttcttaaaaaaaataggaatagggcaacaagcaatttagcaagaaatggcacaaaaatgagcaagaaattagtaaaaggtttcaagaaatgtaccaaaaaataataaaaaataatacattaaaaaaacaagaaaatgacaccaagaaagtactaaaaaaaaatgttcttttttctttaacataattttaaagagagacatttttcccttatttttgataatattatACAATCCCTCCAGCTAATTTTTAGATCATTACTTTGTcacctttgttgttttttattttacttatttatttatttttatttttatttttttcagtttggggTTCATTtgttgctaagttgctcattatattGTTTCACCATGGAAAAAGGGGGATTTAAGCAGTTTTAACGAAATaaacgtttatttatttattgtgacagacatttttgaaatttggagAATAGAGCCATCACTTTTGTAAGGCATTACAGCCATGAGGAGGGTTTGTGTTCAGAGAGAGTAAATAGCAGAACATTTCGGTTCATTTTTCCACCTCTGCCTGGACTGAAACACATTTAGGCACCGAGGGGCCCACAGACCCACCTCGCCATTATGTAGGTCACGACCCTGTCAGACTCAGCTCTGCCTCTGCATATAATCTAAACATGTGCTGTACTGTTCCCACACAGTGTTTAGATAATGTGTGTGggtataggtgtgtgtgtgtgtgtgtgtgtgtctccacaCACCTCTTATTGGCTTCAGTTTGGGCCTCTGTGTGTAATATCAACCTATATGTGTCCTCCTGTTAacaacagcatgaaatagtgttttctgctcttgtgttgttttaactAAAGAGGAATGGAAAGTCAGTTGTTAGAAGTAATTGTagtctttgattttattttaccaaCATTGCactattaaatattttgatGTATGTTAAAGCTCTGTACTCTTTGAAAAGGGAGCATTGCAGAGGACACTTCAGTTATGTTGCATACAACCCAGTctggacattttatttttttctcattaagcAGTTTGTCAGAAAGTTCTTTAATgaagaaatgtttgtttctacTTGGGAGACCGTCGCAAAAGTTCAGAGGAAATTATTACTTTATGCTCTTTATGTTACAGCtctttgccaaaaataaataaaaataaacctttttttatatttgcactttttatccaaaatattgcaacttaattaattaatttttgtgatgtatagtttatttttttcattgtatttgaactttattatgaaatatttttactttatcagaacctttattttgtgatttttgactaACATTGGTCTTAATACGCTTATAACACTGGATTAATAGCTGTACATAACTGTTGCTGTGACAATTTGTTTAAAGTCGAGTTTAAGTAGTTTCCAACATaagttatctttttttcaaatttcgtGCTTCATAATTTTTGTTACGTTTTCTGTTAAGTTTTTGGTGACCCCCTGACCTTTTCTGTTACGCTACCGTCAAGCCAAAATTTCCAATTACACAGTATATGCATCAAAATCTAATGGAtgttaaaaagacatttaacaAAACTTAATAACCTTTTCCTTATGGTGCTTCTCTCTGGACAATAATTACACTTTTAAAGCCACTTAAGCTCTAACAGTAGCTCAGTTGAATAATGCTGCAATATATGTTGCTTGTTTCATCTGCATTTTGCATATTAGGACAAACAGGGACCATTACAGGaactttgaattttaatttgaccttgtttttttattttacaaagattAGACTATTTTAGAAAGTATCTTACCCTGTACGGCTCTGTATTGTTCTGCAGGTCCATGCTGGAAATGACCCAGCTGTCAGAGGGCGTCTGGCTGCTCCACAGCGGCTTGTCAAAGCTCTTTCCCTCCGTGCGCTGCAGGACCTCCAGGCTCCCTGACCCGATGATCTGGTAGACGAGCCTCAGGCAGCTCCAGTCGCCCTGCTCCAGAGCCGGACTCAGCAG encodes:
- the LOC121959679 gene encoding MAM domain-containing protein 2-like is translated as MLPFYLLTFAATIQAHNQLLPGSCNFESNTCGYTSDADFTTWTLHKDGRFVAVEVAMSDDQDDEISTDTGTQREITGVLLSPALEQGDWSCLRLVYQIIGSGSLEVLQRTEGKSFDKPLWSSQTPSDSWVISSMDLQNNTEPYRVVIEGKPGRSAGSSVAIFEIHISPGYCLECDFEESHLCGYSNQWNANVNWYVGGGGGTQLLHNNIPNDHTYNNKTGHLMYVDSIYAKTFKEVAKLVSPMTTVPMYGCLSFQYQRSEEGGNLFSVYTRDQLGQYQELWRAGTENQNEWSVEEWIPVQVDLKAPYAVQVVFEVSFNSPRGGRVALDDISFSPEFCSKDTEPTFDPSIANCDFESGLCRYIQEPVTGSSWRRVSVKPNIFRNGDHTTGAGYFLLAHSGLSPHSGYVSRLNGPTLPGNMKFCLRFFFSLRGFNQTDQALAVYLQQQQSGIQEKIWTQGEKSRGIWITTDVTFQTTQPAKVVFVSTCRSFWDCGSVALDDISVRLGDCELTAGSLSSSLPGHCDFEAGLCGYTQDKEGDGADWEWRRGPTPTSYTGPRGDHTTGLGYYLHMEASPMLPGQSVRLLSRPLRGSWGPQCLRFYYHMYGSGTGQLSVHLHKDGEDMLLWQLSGEQSIAWLRATVEYQSDCQHQIVFEATRGSSVRSDIAIDDIIFEGGPCPEIEIKATVGTSNEIE